The window gCTGTTTCTTTCTTAGGCTTCTAGCCGTGGCTAttagtcggcgcttgaagcgctcttgttcgaggggttcctttgGCATGATAAAATCTTCGTCGACGAGGCTTacgtcatcctcggagagtggcagatagttgctgtcctccgagtcATTGTTCCCTGTTTGTTCGTCGGGGTCAACTTGCCCGTCCTCccgatcatcctgttcggatgttggttcgatggggtcttcttggtcttcggcattctccggagtatcattgtctttggtgccggtattgctgttcttACCGCGAtgcgatttagagcggcgccgctgacatcgatgTTTCGGCGGTATCTCAGGAGGTTCGTCCTCGACTGGGTTTTTCTCATCATCGTCGTCGCcgtttttaggtgtatccaccatgtatacgtcatacgaggaggtggccgtccaacgtctggTGACCGGGTTTTTTTTGGCctactcctctccggcatcgtcgtccataccatcgatgtcttcggaggcgtaatcaagcatgtcggttaagtcctcaatAGTGGCTATgaactgggtggtgggtgggaagtaaaattccctatttccatcccctagtccgggctgggcgtgaTTCAGAAGCGGTTCCTCTGTGATGACGAGGGATTGCATTAAGTCTAGAACCTCGTTTAAGAGTGGGGTTTGGACGGGGTCGGAAGTTTCTGGGCCGAGCTTGCATGACGCGGGCCTCCAGGGTTCGGAATTAGTGTCCGGAGAAGAGTCCTACTTTGCAATGATTTCCGGAGACGCTATTCTCTCTAGTTTTCCGGTGTTGAGCTCTAAGGACacagagagtccggcgggctctagactcccgtcttcggacctgatgacgcgctctggatctaaggccggagcgAACTCTTGGAAGATCAAGCCTCCTCaaatatcagcgacatagtttagatttccaaaactgatctggtgaccaggggcgtagctgtcgatctgctccaggtggccaaccgagttggcccgtagtgcgaagccgccgaatacaaagatctgtccagggagaaaatctCCTTCACGgcggcgttgttgtagatgattgatggagccatcgagtcTTTCGacgacggcacaatggaactctcaatgaaagcaccaatgtcggtgtcaaaaccgacagatctcgggtagggggtcccgaactgtgcgtctaaggatcgatggtaacaggagacagggacacgatgtttatccaggttcgggccctcttgatggaggtaataccctacgtcctgcttgattgactttgatgagtatgggggttacaagagttgatctaccacgagatcgtaatggctaaaccctagatgtctagcctatatgattatgattgtgattgcctccacggactaaaccctccggtttatatagacaccggaggggactaaagTTTGTACAGGGTCGGTTTATagaaaaggaatcttcatatctgtacgccaagcttgccttccacgccaaggagagttccatccggacacaggGGAAAGTCTTCCATCTTATATCTCCACGGCCCACTAGTCcgccccatatcacatagcccagacgcccgaggaccccataatcctggactccctcagtgtgGGTTCATCTAACAAGAATGCAACAAGTTACGTGCCACCCTTGAGAGCATCCAAGGCCGTCTCATGAGTGGCCTAGGCGTGAGCGACATGGCATACAATTTCTTCTCTCTATCCATATGTCTTTTCATGTTTGTTGCATTGTGTCCTTCACTATTACTTTGTTGCCATCACTTGTATTTGTAGGCATTCCAAGCTTTGGAAGCCTTCATGGCCCAACATGGGAACAAGTCATTCACCATCACCCATTATTGGACGATCATTTGCAATTGCCCCAAGTTTGAGGAGCAATATGCCGCCCAAAAGAAGAAGGGAGGGCCGACGGTCATGGTTGAGCATGAAGAAGGGGAGAAgcggccgaggggcaagaccaactccaaggtggatGAGAAGCATGATGCGGCGACATTTACCTTACAAGAAATTTTGTAAGGCATGGTGACCCAAAAGGAAGCAAGGGAGGAGAGAAAGTGCCAAGCGAAACAGAAACAAATGAAGGTCTACATCAAGCTACAAATGAAGAAACTCGAGATGGAGGAGGCCGTTCAAAAGAAGAAGTTCAAGATGGAGGAGGCCGTCGAAATGAAGAAGTTCGAGATTGAAGCGACCAAAGCAAAGACCGGAGCAAAAGAGGTGGCGCTCACTTGCATGTCGGAGGAGGTGGAAATCATGAAGGTAGACCTGAGCGAGGTGTCCCTGAGGAGAAGGCCATGGTTCTTGAATAAGCAAAAAGAATTTCTCGAGCTCGATGATTGAGCTATGGCCGAGAGCACCACCATTTTGTATGCTGGCTTGTGTATCGGCCTGAACTAGGGACCATGAATGGCCCTTTTTTAAGCGCTCGCAAGTGTACCGACCACTGGCAAGTGTGTCAGCGTAAACTTGAGGCATTTTTTGTAGGTTGACATGTATGTCGGTCGCTGCCGCTCTGGCTAACATGACTAGTTTTTATGTTCGTAGCAAATGGTTCTGGCGGACGCACGAAATGCGACATTATACTTAGATGTGAGGTAGATATATACGGATCCTATTTTCTAAAAAAAACACTTTCCCTTACAAAGTGAGACCTTTGCACATGTCGTGGGGAATCCGAGTGATTTCGAGGTCTTTGAGGAAAGCGGGAAAAGGGTAGCGACCGTAATGGGGTGGAAGTGCGTGCGTCCTTGCGTGGATCTGGAGTGGAAAGAGGCAGTTCCTGGGTTCCTGCCGCACCGCACCGCACCCGTCCAAGCGCAACCGTCTCGTTGGACGTCCCCAGATCCGACCCTCTCGACCCGGCCACCCCCACCCGAGGCAGAGACCGCGGCCGCCACTGGCCCATCCCCACATACCACACACGTATCCCCACCTCCTCAGATCCGAGCGCCATGGCCGCCCACCCCCACCCGCATTGCTATGCCCACCGCTAGcgcctccatggccgccgccgcctcctgccggAGCCCGCTCGTCTGGTTCTTCTCCCTCGCCGCCGCGCTCTTCTTCGCTTCCTGGTACCTCCTCCTcgactccgccgccgccccggccgcgcTCGATGCCCGCCGCCAGGGCCTCCGCCCGGCCTCTCCAGGCAGAAAATGCGATCCGGATAAGGCGCTGCTGCGCGTCTACATGTACGACCTGCCCCTTGAGTTCCACTTCGGCATGCTCGACTGGGAGCCCGGGAGCGGCGGTGGCGGCCTTTGGCCGGATGTCAGGCACGGCGTGCCGGAGTACCCCGGAGGGCTCAACCTGCAGCACAGCATCGAGTACTGGCTCACGCTGGACCTCCTCGCCTCCGAGCAGGGCGCGCCCACGCCGTGCAACGCCGTCCGGGTGCGCGACCCCGCCAGGGCCGACGTCGTCTTCGTGCCCTTCTTCGCCTCCCTCAGCTTCAACCGCCACTCCAAGGTCGTGCCGCCCGCGCGGACCAGCGAGGACCGGGCGCTGCAGCGGAGGCTGATCGAGTTCCTCGCCGCGCGGCCCGAGTGGCGGAGGTCCGGCGGAAGGGACCACGTCGTGCTCGCGCACCACCCCAACGGGATGCTCGACGCGCGCTACAAGCTCTGGCCCTGCGTCTTCGTGCTCTGCGACTTCGGGAGGTACCCACACAGCGTGGCCAACATCGACAAGGACGTCATCGCCCCGTACCGCCATGTCGTCGACAACTTCTTCAATGACTCCACCGGCTACCACGACCGGCCGACCTTACTCTACTTCCAAGGCGCCATTTACAGGAAAGATGTGAGTACCCTTTGATGAAAGCTTACTTGTTTTAGCTTAAGCAGGGAATTAAGATCGTGGTGTGATTAGTCAACTTCCATTTTTAATAATGTAGCTATTGGTTTTAAAACTTGCTTTGCATGTGTCGTTCCCTACATAGATTTCAGAATGTTTGCCATGTACTGGTCTGTAGCACGATTTGCTATTTAACCGATTTAAGTTTTAGTCAGTAGCACGATCCTAAACTAGCACGACCTCATCTGTAGTCTGGAGTCTGGACACCCTCCGTGGTACTTGATTTGGACTTCAATGATTCTGGCTACGGGAAATATCGTAGTTGCAAATAATTGCCATTGGCATTGCCTTGTTCACTATCCAGCTGAGTTTGGTTGGCTCGTCTTGCTCATTAATCCAGCTCACTTTGGTATGCTATCACTTCTTTCATGTGACtgttacctactccctccgttcggaattacttgtcttggatatggatgtatctagaactaaaatacatctagatacatccatttctgccacaagtaattccgaacggagggagtacttataagCCCCGTTTATGTTATAGCTCTAGTGAGTCGCTTTAATACTTAAGAGGTTCTATAATCTGATAAGGATGAGAATCCAAAATTGTGATTGTCGCTTTCACACATTTGTGGCAGTAGTGTATAATATGGTTTATTAAGCAAGATATATGAATTATTGACTGTCTGAAAACCAAGGTCCTGAGAATGTATGATCTATGTGAAATATTGATGATTCTCATGGTTGTGATCTTTTGAATCACAACCTTGCAGGGTGGTTTCATCCGACAGGAACTTTACTATCTTCTCAAAGATGAGAAAGATGTGCACTTCTCATTTGGAAGTGTGGCTGGTAATGGGATTGAGGAATCGACACGGGGTATGAGGGCATCCAAATTCTGCCTCAACATTGCAGGGGATACGCCATCCTCCAACCGTCTATTCGATTCCATAGTCAGTCACTGTGTGCCCGTCATTATCAGCGATGAGATTGAACTCCCATTTGAAGATATCCTTGACTACTCCAAGTTCTGCATCATAGTGCGTGGTGCAGATGCTGTCAAGAAGGGCTTTCTGATAAATCTGATCAAAGGGGTAAGCCCAGAAGAGTGGACAAGCATGTGGAACAAACTGAGGGAGGTAGAAGGGCACTTTGAATACCAGTACCCATCTCAGCCTGACGATGCTGTCCAGATGATCTGGAAGACCATAGCTCGAAAGGTGCCCTCAATTCGGCTGAAGGTCAACAGATTACAAAGATTTTCTCGGTCTGAAGCTAACAAAACAAACGATTCTCCAGCAAGATCTTCCTGGCTAGAAAATCAAACTCTCCCAGCTGGTTTTCAGTCCTCTGCGAGAGGAGAGTGCCCATAGTGAAGCTGAGCTTGAACCTCAAAGCCGGGAGCGACAGCTACAGGAGATTAATGGAGTAAAGTACTCCTGATACAGATTACCACCACAATATTACAGATCCGAGGGCCCGATTTTTGTTCTCCTCCAATTTTCATCGAAGATGTGCTCAACCGTGTCGATTAGGGACAATAACTTTTTGTATCAGAATCTGTATATCCTAGGCAGTAGCGTGATTACTGATCATTTCCACTCTAGTCTTATACTACTTCACAGCTGTAACTCCCCATTCTCAGAGCAAGAGTTTTTATGGTTCCTTGCTCGATTCTAGCCATGTGATATCTGCAGATGACCGGCATATGTCGTCCTTCCCTTCCATTATTGGGTCATGACAAGAATTGCTGCTGTTCAGGCAATTGCATAGGTGGTAACTACTCACTCCGTTCCtagatatttgtctttttagagatctcAAATgattaccacatacggatgtatatagacatattttagagtgtagattcacttattttgctccgtatgtagtcagttgttgaaatctttataaaaacaaatatttaggaacagagggagtattacctATCTCATCCGGGCAATTGACGAGAGGGCACCCCTTTAACCCATGGTCATATGCAcccactttttttaaaaaaaatgcattttaagcatgttttaaaatgtcaaaaaatcaaaagaaaatatcaCGCATACATGTTTGCAAATGTGTGTATGCGTCACAAAGTTTTGTGAAAAGAATGTCTTTTTGTTTTGTctccgcaaaaaaaaaacaaatttaagTGCTTCTAAATAGTGTTTTAAGACataattttttgtcttttttgcattGGCTACAAGAAAAGTTATTTTTCCGTGAAACTTTATGCACGCACATAAAACATGGAGACATACCAGCGCAATTTTTTTAGAGTTTTTTATCATTTAGAAAAGTGTTTTCCAAAGTGGGTTCATATGTACCCGGGTTCATCTATGCACTTCTCGGCAATTGACCCACTGTGTTGCAAGCCATACACCTGACTGCTCTTGCGGCTGCCTCATGGGTGTCTCCTTTTTTGAAACTTCAACATAAAATGGCCCCAATCTAAAAGTATTTCCGAAACTGGCCCTTTTGCATGATGCCCGGGGCTAGGACGCCATGCTAGATAGCATGACGCCTCGGGCAAGGGCGCCATGGTAGCGACGTGTAGGGCGTCATGCTATCTAGCATGGGGCCCCAGCCCCGGGCGTCATGCAAAAAGGGCCAGTTTGTTAAATATTTTTAGATTAGGGTCATTTTATGATGAAGTTTCAGAAAAGGGTCAGTTTCATCGATTGTTACATTTGACCTCTGTACTAATTTCCAGAAGAGTTCGGTTGTCTCAATCTGGTGCGGGCTTCTAGATTTAGATGCAATCCTAACTAGCTTCCCGGCCACTCGGGCCTCCTTCTCTATTAAGTATTTGGGCCTCCCACTCTCGGTTTGACTCCTTCTCTATTAAGTATTTGGGCCTCCCGCTCTCGGTTTGACAACTTTGGAGAGGGGGCTTTTAGTTTCTCGAGGATAAGGCGGCGGCAAGGTTGCTGCCATGGGATAGTCAAAACATTACTGCCACGTGCCGATGTGCACTCATCAAGTCGGTGCGCACCTCGCAAGTCATATACCACATCATTGCTCCCAACCCTCCTCCTAGAACTATGCATAACTCCCAACAAAATTAAGCGGGCTTTCTTTGGTCGGgcattgatgtcgcttgaactacgtcggtatttccctaaagaggaagcggtgatgcagcacaactacggtaggtttttcccttagttatgaaacaacggtacctacacacaaataacaaatacttgcaacccgacgcttataagaggttgtcaatccctttttcaggtaacggcgccagaaattgtcaagttgacgggttaaaatttgtgatagattggataaatagatctcgaataaacgcaaaataaagatgcaaataaaaagtgcagcaaagtatattttttggtttttggaataatagatctgaaaataaaaacaaataaaaacatatctcaaaggcaaataatagatcagaaagcaaatatgacaaataatagacccggggggccgtagatttcactagtggcttctctcaagaaatagcacatagtgggtaaacaaattactgttgggaaattgatagaaaatcgaatagttatgacgatatccaggcaatgatcaatatataggcatcacgtccaagattagtagaccgactcctgcctgcatctactactattacatcacacatcgaccgctatccagcatgcatctagtgtattaagttcatggagaaacggagtaatgcaataagaacgatgacatgatgtagacgagactattcgtgtaggaatagcccccattttgttatccttaatagcaacgacacATGTGTGTctcgctgccccttctatcactgggaaagaacaccgcacgatcgaacccatcacaaagcacctcctcccatgccaagaaaaatcgatctagtcggcctaactaaaccaaaaattcaaagaagaaatatgaggctataaataataatgcatataagagatcaaagaagactcaaataatattcatggatatagatctaatcataaactcaaagttcatcggatcccaacaaacacaccgcaaaaaagttacatcaaatagatctctaagagaccattgtattgagaatcaagagagagagagagagagagagagagagagagagagagagagagagagaggaagccatctagttactgattacggacccgtaggtctatgatgaactactcacgcatcatggaGAGGCAACAACGAGGATGATGAACCtttccgtgatggtgtttagattgtatctcgtggttctggaacttgcggcgactggaattgcgttttgtcgactcccctagggtttctggaatatttggatatttatagggtgaagaggcggtgtgggaggccaccgagggggGCACAAACCccaagggcgcgcctgggctcctgggcacgccctggtgggttgtgcccgcctcgggcctcccctttggtacttctttggtccatcccggtgttgggaaacgtagcatgcaatttcaaaaaaattcctacgctcacgcaagatctatctaggagatgcatagcaacgagagggggagagcgtgtccacataccctcgtagaccgaaagcggaagcatttgacaatgcggttgatgtagtcaaacttcttatagatccgaccgatcaagcaccgaacgtacgacacctccgagttctgcacacgtcagCGTGATGATGCCCCTCGCTGATGATGACATGTACCCaggatagggtcataggcctgacctagacgccctacCCAAAGACACTGCCCTAGAGTCAAAGACGTTCAGACTCCAACAGAAGATTCCGACTGAAATCACCTTTGAGTGTAATCCACTCGACCAGCCGTTCCACTTGGATATCCCAATTTCATTCAACATGATCATTACACTCGACAGTACAAAAGAATCACTCGGAGCACAGAAGACCTACAGTCGCCCCAgcatggcaacggtcaggcgttcactccgtagtcttaaaggtCATTAATAGTCATTTATAGCAGGTGTTACCAATAACACCCCTTtcttaactcacattgaaccctgtgtaactgagGGCTGAAGGggcctagcgcactctatataagccacccctctggcacaagggttcccaCCCCTGTAACTCAGACGCATATTCAGTCGACAAGCCTCCGAGGCATCGAGACGTATGGTTGTTACCtcttccgagaggggcctgaactcgtaaacccgcGCGTACAACTTCATCGTAGCTAAggccttgcctcctcctacgtaccccctactcttactgttaGACTCACTcctacgacagttggcgcccaccgtgggacaAGGCGTCTTAGAGACTTCCGGTGAGGTTGTAGTTTTTTCGATCTCCATCAACATGGTTTTCGACGGTGGTTTGGCTTTGGGCCACGAGATCAGTCTCAGCGCACTCGTCTTCattgccgacgactctgcctggctccaAGAAGCCCCCCTCGACATCGAGGCCCTTCCCTTCCGCGGGGCAGCGCGAGTGCCTACGGCGTCCTCCTGTGGcagccgtcgaccccgtatcggtcggctcccgcggCATCCACTCTCCCCATTGTACGCCGcagcaagcgatccggtcggtcgcggctccagcggtgggtgaagcacgcggcggctcgccagtcggccacccctcaagtcgcggctatTGATTGCTCCTTGACTATAGTGCCAGAAAACTCCTGTCAGCTaggactacatcggtatttccacaaagaggaagggatggtgtAGCACAgcgaaggtaggtatttccctcagtgatgaaaccaaggttatcgaaccagtaggagaaccaagcaacacaacgtaaatagcacctgcacacaaataacaacacctcacaacccgacgtgttaaaggggttgtcaatccctttcgggtaacgatgccagaaatttgtagtagattgaaataatagatcgtaaataaaataaagtgtagtgaagtatttttgtatttttggtttaatagatctgaataaaaatgcaaaggaaaagtagatcgcaagcaaatatatgagaaagaagacccgggggccggaggtttcactagtggcttctctcgagaaagatagcaaacgtgggtaaacaaattactgttgggcaattgatagaacctcaaataattatgacgatatccaggcaatgatcattagataggcatcacgtccaagattagtagaccgattcctgcctgcatctactactattactccacacaccgaccgctatccagcatgcatctagtgtattaagttcacggaaaaatggagtaatgcaataagaacgatgacatgatgtagacaagatccgtttatctattgcatagatatagatcccatctttttttatccttagtagcaacgacacatacgtgtcagttctcttttgtcactgggatcaagcaccgtaagatcgaacccactaccggtcacctcttcccattgcaagataaatagatcaagttggccaaataaaacctaaatatcagagaagaaatacgaggctataagagatccaagaaactcaaataactttcatggatataaaaagatatgactgatcataaagtcaaagttcattagatcccaacaaacacaccgcaaaaagagttacatcatatggatctccaagagaccattttgTTGAGAATTTAGCGAGAgatagaaagccatctagctactaacaacggaccagaaggtctacaaataactactcacgcatcatcgaagaggcaccaatggaggtggtgaaccccatccgagatggtgtctagattggatctggtggttctggactctgcggcggctggatgaatatttcgtcaacgCTTTTAGGGTTATGGTATTTTGGGGGTATTTATAAAGAAAAGAGGTGGTCCAGGgggcaccaaggtgggcacaacccaccagggcgtgcctgggcctcctagcgcgccctggtgggttgtaccctcCTCGggaccccccaggtgcaaccagggcccaacatgttccttctggtccataaaaaatctctgtaaagttttgtggcatttggacttcgtctgatattgattttctgcgatgtaaaaaacaggaattggcacttggcactatgtcaatagattagtaccaaaaaatgagataaaatgaccaaaatgattataaaacatccaagattgataaaaaaatagcatggaacaataaaaaattatagatacgttggagacgtatcagcatccccaagcttaactcctactcgtcctcgagtaggtaagtgataaaaacagaatttttgatgtggagtgttgtttaacatgtcatatcatattcttttctttataacatggacaattggactttttatgtgattcaaagcaatagtctagttttgacataataatttagatactcaagcatatcaacaagcaaccatgtctttcaaaatatcaatgttaaaataagttatccctacaaaatcatatagtgttgTCATGctatgtcttcttaacacaaagtatttatcatgcacaaccccgatgacaagccgagcaattggttcatactttttaacgcgctttagcttttccaaccctcacgcaatacatgagcgcaagccatggatatagctctacgggtggaatagagtatgatgataggggcaaatatagagaagacaaaaatgtaagaaagtctcacatcgatgtggctaaccaacgggctatggagatgcccatcaatcgatatcaacgtgaggagtagggattgccatgcaacgaatgcactaagagctataagtgtatgaaagctcaatatgaaactaagtgggtgtgcatctaatcctataatgaaaaattcccactagtatatgaaagtgacaacataggagactctccatatgaaaaacatggtgctactgtgaagcacaagtgtggtaaaggatactaacaatgccccttctctctttgttttttttattttttccctttttttatttctctcattgtccggagcctcatcccgacttgtgggggattcatagtctccatcatcctttcctcactagggcactgctctaaaaccgaataatgatgatcatcacacttctatttacttataactcaaaagaaataaaaattacaactcgatatctatgacaaagtatgactctatatgaatgcctctggcatgtaccaggaagtgcaatgatctagcgtaacatgtataaaaaatgatgaacggtggctgagccacaactactatgtcagctatatgatcatgcgaagcaatatgacagtgaatgctcaagtcatcaaacgaaagcggtggaagttgcatggcaatatatcttggaatggccatggaaaagccataataggtaggtattgtcgtggaattgtcatggcagatgtcctcgtagAAGGACTTAGTTATGGAGTCATTGCGacaaggttagcttaaaggggttaaatgggacaaaggacacggggaattTATACTGGTtgagccccttgcggtgaaggtaaaagcctaatccagtttgaggtggtattgctagggttttgattaccagggagcgaatatgctttgcctggctttcgatcggttgtttcttgccctaatccgctgtcgggtcatccccttatatacatgggttgacaccctgcggcttacagagtcccggccggctcatacaaacgtgtccgactcggtgacctatcttacatgccttataatacaagttacatatacatggcggtttatactcatgggccttaagccgcctctcggTTTGGTCCCTTTAACATGCCTACTTCATGAACCGCCACCTTCACATACTCATGGGCTTTGTCTAGATGAACCGCCATtgggataacccggcccctcctgggcgggtcatctcCAATagccatatccccaacattaggccccaggttgatttgaacttgttcgtgtcaatcttcaacacttagaaaaatccttcttcatcttcctgtgaaacattgtaacccgccatgacgttgtCTCTAGAAATTGCGGTAACCCGCCGTGACATCACCTGTGATTAATACTACACATGGCCCAAATCTTTAATAAATCTTTTCCTTTACTGACCCTCCAAAAATCGAGGCGCCCGCACCATCATATATCCATTTTCCTATCTCCTCAATTCCTGCGCCTGCCACTTATCCTTccagccttataaatagggccacagGTTCACTTTTCATTCTTCCCCTTTGCcttctctccttcttcttcctcctcgcgacgctcCAGTACGCCCGAGCTCCACTGCCGTCAACCTTCGTCCCCTTCGTCAACTCCAGGCGCTTCATCATCCTGAACGGACCAGAACACCGCTGCGCTCCTCCTCTGTCAATCAGCatcggtaagtcttcccctttcctcTTAATAGATCTGTGTTAGGGTTTCtctgttcgtcggtgttcatcaccgTTCTTCCCTTTCTCCGTCCTAGATCGCATAGTTTTGATCTGAAAATAGCACAGATCTTGCGTGGTAACAGTTTTAGCACTTATTTTTTGATATCAGACTATATCCTCATTGCAATAGATCTCATCTGAGCACTCCCATTTTTCTGCTGCCGCCATCTTAGGTTTagcttttatttcctttttctaaaCAGCTGCAGATCCAATCTTATAACTTCAACCTGTGAAACCTGTTTGTCGCAACACTTCGTAGAATTTTTCTCTTGTCAGATTTTAAATATCCATGttggtcatggcggcttacatcaccgGCTTACAATTgcccatatatcattaggccccatcTAAGCCGCCATTCTGATTATATACTGTATCTTTTATTTCCGGTTTGAAAGAATGTATTAACTTAAACCGGCCAACCTTTCTTATTTTCAGGCTTCTTTGTTCACAATGCCGCCAAAGACAACCACCtcatgcaattgggttccttccatTGTCATCGAAGGCACT is drawn from Triticum dicoccoides isolate Atlit2015 ecotype Zavitan chromosome 4A, WEW_v2.0, whole genome shotgun sequence and contains these coding sequences:
- the LOC119285567 gene encoding probable arabinosyltransferase ARAD1; translation: MPTASASMAAAASCRSPLVWFFSLAAALFFASWYLLLDSAAAPAALDARRQGLRPASPGRKCDPDKALLRVYMYDLPLEFHFGMLDWEPGSGGGGLWPDVRHGVPEYPGGLNLQHSIEYWLTLDLLASEQGAPTPCNAVRVRDPARADVVFVPFFASLSFNRHSKVVPPARTSEDRALQRRLIEFLAARPEWRRSGGRDHVVLAHHPNGMLDARYKLWPCVFVLCDFGRYPHSVANIDKDVIAPYRHVVDNFFNDSTGYHDRPTLLYFQGAIYRKDGGFIRQELYYLLKDEKDVHFSFGSVAGNGIEESTRGMRASKFCLNIAGDTPSSNRLFDSIVSHCVPVIISDEIELPFEDILDYSKFCIIVRGADAVKKGFLINLIKGVSPEEWTSMWNKLREVEGHFEYQYPSQPDDAVQMIWKTIARKVPSIRLKVNRLQRFSRSEANKTNDSPARSSWLENQTLPAGFQSSARGECP